The genomic interval GGGAGAAGGGCTGGGAGCAGAAGCGCACGTAGCTCTCTCGGTAGAACCAGACAGTCAGCGGGTTCCAGTCTGTCACCAGGAACCATTGCCGGATGTCGAATTTGGTGCCGAAGATGAGCAGCAGCCGCTCCACGTACTTCTGCACCACCCACTCGCCCTCCCGCGCTGAGAACAACGTGCAGCCCCCCGCCAGCTGCAGCACCTGCTCCAGCCGCACCACGCAGACGATACCtgggggacatggtgacacTGGGAGCCCCTCCTTGGCGGGGAGGCCACGTCCCCCACTTCCCCCAGCCTTACCCCTGCCGCGGGATTTGGCACCAGGCTTGAGGATCCAGACGTTGCGGTTACCCTCCATGACAAGCTGGGGCAGGTGCCcggccaggagctgcagcagcgcTTGGCACTGATCCTGTTGTGCCGCACTCAGCACCAGCCCGGCCCCCTCGCTGTGGGGGGACGTGGGGTGCTCAGCTCCAGTCCCTCTGCTGTGTCCCCCCGTCCCGCTCGGCACTCACTGTACCACACGGTAGTAGTCCTGCAGGAAGTGGTCCCAGTCGATGGCCGTCGTGCAGGGGGACGGGGCGTCCCTGTCAATGTCCTGGTGCCCCACACTGTCCAGGTGCTGCCTGCAGACCTGCAGAGCCTCCTCCACCAGCTGGGAGGGCCGGGGGGACCCTGCTGTGGATGGCATGTGGTGACACATGTGGCTCCTAGGGACCCGCTCTGCCACCTTTGGGGCCACACACAGAGCCTGCCCATGGAGCGGGTGGCTTTGGGTACACGGGGGTAAGGGGGATCCCAATCCACAGCCCTGAGCAGGTGCTCAGCCCCCAGACATGTCCATGACCCCAATctccctgtcccagctccaCATGCTCACCTGGCCCCTCCCCAGATTTTGGGGGCTGCTCTGTCCCCACtggtgtgtccccagccctctCCAGGGCCACTTTGAGCAGGCTGCGAGCTGCCGTCAGGCGGAAATCCTCTGCAAGGGGGCACATTGTCCCTGCCCGTCCCACGCAAGACACGGAGGGCACTGGGAGCATGGTGGGGGGCAGAAGGGCAGCAGCCCCGGGGACTCGTGCTATCCCACACTCACCGATGAAGGCTTCCCGCTCGTCCACGGCCCCCAGCCGGTAGCACCGCGGGAAGAACATGTCAGGGTCAGCTTCACAGAACCAGGTCAGGTTTCGCAGGTTGACACACAGCCCCTCCTGTTTAGAGAAGGGTGGCAGCCCCTGCTGGACCTCACCCCCAGTCCTTTCTTTTGCCCCCCCGGGTCTCCAGGCTCCCACCTTGGTGGTGAAGGAGGCCACCCCGCTATAGTGGTTCACCACCTGGtcgtgctgcagcagctggtggttGACAGCACTGCGGCGGGTGGTCCAGATGAAGTACGGTATCTGGTCCCGCAGCAGGCAGGACTGCGACAGGGGGGGGCTAGAGTGAGGCATGGACCACCCCGTCCCACCCTCACCCGCTGCCCCAGGCCGTGTGCTGCACCTGGGGGTCCCAGGTGccacagcagagctcagccctgccccccCCCAGCTAACCATGAGCTTGTGGATGTCATCGGGGTCCTCAtcctgctgctcttcctcctcctcctcctcaggtGGCCATGGGGAATGCAGGGGCTCTAGGGTCCCCAGGGAAGACCATGCCCCACAAGATTCTGACCCCAGCCGTGGGCCCTGCACTGTGTCCCCCTGATCAGCAGTATCAGCATCatctttcccctcctcctcctgcagccactTCTCCCGCCTGCCACGCTGCTGCTCTGGCCGGCTGCCCGTGCTCGGGGGCTTCCTCTCCACCCAGCCCCGGGCCCGCAGTTGGCTGCGGATGACAGGGTAGGGGCCCAGCACTGTGAAGATCTTCTTTTCCTGGGGAGGAACAcaagagctcagcctgccccgGTGTCCCTCTGGCTCAGCTGTCACCCTGAGCCATCAATGCAATAAATGCAGGTGCTTGGTAGGGTGCTGACATCAGGCCCCTCACCTTTATGGCTTTCTCCACGCGCAGCCTGGCTCTCTTGAACTGCACAAGGTCAAGGGAGGGGTGGTGGCAGCCGCGGTGGCTGGCGGTGGcaggtgctgcctgccctgcgAGGACACACCCAGCTGACCCCACACCCTCAGCCCCGTTTGGGGGCTGACACGtacctgcctgcccctgcccgaGCAAGGTGGGGGTCCCAACTGCAGCATCTACCGGTATGCCAAGCCTCATGCTGGTACCCCCCAGGATGCCCCACTGTGCTGTTGTCCCCACCCTCAGGCCAGGGGACCGCTGGGACatttgctccagcagcagcccccaCGCTACATCCCCACAGCGCTGCTctccctgtggcaccatcccacagcaccctgagGGCATGGGGAGCTGCAGGTGGCTCTGCCTCCCCCAGGTGCCAAGTGGgtcccctgtccctgctggggaCTGCAGTGGGGGGTCCAGTGCAGAGTGTAGCCCCCCAACCCCAGCACCGCTGTGATGGCAGACCCTCGGGCCTGGCCACCATGCTGGCAACACCACCCCAAAGCGGGGACAGATCCCAGCCCCTCAGCGCCAGGTGTGCAGTCCCCTGTGCCTGCACCTCCCAGCCTACAGCCCCCTCTGCACCAGCCACCCCagcccccaaatccttccataCCCCACACCCAGACTTCCCCAGCCCGTTGgtgtccccccagctcctctTCAAACCCTTCCACCCGCCCAAATCCCTCCCTTCGCATCCCCAGTCCTGCCCGCACCCTCGGAGCCGCCCCCGCTGTTTGCCGTTGCCATGACGCCCATCCCGGCCCCGCCCCTTCCCTCCAAgccccgcccccctccccgccaggccccgccccccctcccggtGCCGCAGGTTCCCCCGGTGCCGCGGGACGGACAGAGCAGACGGAGACGGCGGTTACAGCAAACGAGACCGTTTAAAAAACGAGACGAGACAGCGGCAGCGACCAGGGCGGCTCTGCCgcaagcaggggctgctcccAGCGCGGCCGCCGGCCCAGCCGTccgcggggcagcaggagcgggcGCAGGCACGGTGCCTGGCGGGCACAAGCGTCGGGGAGCCACGGGGTCCTGCGCCACGGCCTAAAACTGGAAGGCAAGAGGAGAAGACACATGGCTGTCAGTCCCTGTCCCCGGGCGCTCCTCTGGCCCTCACCCACCCTTCCTGGCCCCAGGGAGGGAGGCCGAGTGCGGCTGCCACGCACAGAGACCCAGACTCAgcttctccctctgcctcaACGGGCACCGCGCAACCCATTGCAGCAGTCACCAAAAGGGCCACGTCCCCCATGGCTGCTGCCCACCCTCAAGCACAGTCTGGGGGTCCCAGAGCTGGCACTTTGAGAGTACAAGCACCTCTGGGTAACCTCCCTGCCATCTCCAAGAGCTTCCTTGGGCAGAACGCCACCACCATCCCCACAGATGGGCTCTGGGCACAAGGGCCACACTGGCTTTGAGCACCACACCCTGCTCCCAGCTC from Columba livia isolate bColLiv1 breed racing homer chromosome 10, bColLiv1.pat.W.v2, whole genome shotgun sequence carries:
- the LOC102096318 gene encoding tubulin monoglycylase TTLL3 translates to MTATLRPYLNAVRATLQAALCLENFSSQVVERHNKPEVEVRSSKELLLQPVIISRNEKEKVLIEGSINSVRVSIAVKQADEIEKILCHKFMRFMMMRAENFFILRRKPVEGYDISFLITNFHTEQMYKHKLVDFVIHFMEEIDKEISEMKLSVNARARIVAEEFLKNAVAQDPVAPRRLCPPGTVPAPAPAAPRTAGPAAALGAAPACGRAALVAAAVSSRFLNGLVCWAGICPRFGVVLPAWWPGPRVCHHSGAGVGGLHSALDPPLQSPAGTGDPLGTWGRQSHLQLPMPSGCCGMVPQGEQRCGDVAWGLLLEQMSQRSPGLRVGTTAQWGILGGTSMRLGIPVDAAVGTPTLLGQGQAGTCQPPNGAEGVGSAGCVLAGQAAPATASHRGCHHPSLDLVQFKRARLRVEKAIKEKKIFTVLGPYPVIRSQLRARGWVERKPPSTGSRPEQQRGRREKWLQEEEGKDDADTADQGDTVQGPRLGSESCGAWSSLGTLEPLHSPWPPEEEEEEEQQDEDPDDIHKLMSCLLRDQIPYFIWTTRRSAVNHQLLQHDQVVNHYSGVASFTTKEGLCVNLRNLTWFCEADPDMFFPRCYRLGAVDEREAFIEDFRLTAARSLLKVALERAGDTPVGTEQPPKSGEGPAGSPRPSQLVEEALQVCRQHLDSVGHQDIDRDAPSPCTTAIDWDHFLQDYYRVVHEGAGLVLSAAQQDQCQALLQLLAGHLPQLVMEGNRNVWILKPGAKSRGRGIVCVVRLEQVLQLAGGCTLFSAREGEWVVQKYVERLLLIFGTKFDIRQWFLVTDWNPLTVWFYRESYVRFCSQPFSLSHLDPARHLCNVSIQKRCRPAQGRHPRLPSDQIWSCRQLQAYLAQAGRAGAWQQVMVPGMKAAVVAALRSAQDLVGSRKGSFELFGADFVFGEDCQPWLLEINASPTMAPSSAVTSRLCARVQRDTLRVVIDHRDNPACPTGAFELIYKEAAVPVPMHSGLKLMVEGCSVRKPRMPQHRTQGKAPTTANSASQPPVPPSSWGRAKQLPKLGARRGEPAPLGGWSCHCPPGSAHPAPPQPPIPPPPGCCARSQGPLQLSRLLGQPQTALPQLHVRPQARVPVPPPRGPPGSLQPLGTRRPAPLRPSCPGTALARAGTRRLDSVVLPVVPKPHCRTKTRSGSQRDAEEL